From the Lampris incognitus isolate fLamInc1 chromosome 10, fLamInc1.hap2, whole genome shotgun sequence genome, one window contains:
- the cldni gene encoding claudin i, with product MGSSGVQIVCVALGVFGLVGAIVCCAVPRWKVSAFAGSNIVTAQSSQEGLWMNCVVQSTGQQQCKSYDSLLILSSDLQAARAMIIISCLLSSLSLLILFCGADFTTCVENEDAKPKISLVAGVGLLVAGLLVIIPVSWSAHNIIREFNNPLVPATQKRELGACIFVGWAAGVLLLLAGGLLCCFSRPKSGSSGGTAKYYSNSASAPNKNYV from the exons ATGGGATCGTCTGGGGTGCAGATAGTGTGTGTGGCCCTCGGGGTCTTCGGCCTCGTTGGTGCCATTGTATGTTGTGCCGTTCCGAGATGGAAGGTGTCCGCATTCGCAGGGTCCAACATCGTTACTGCACAG agcAGTCAGGAAGgcttgtggatgaactgtgtggtACAGAGCACTGGCCAGCAGCAGTGTAAGAGCTACGACTCCCTGCTGATCCTGTCGTCGGACCTGCAGGCGGCCCGTGCCATGATCATCATCAGCTGCCTGCTTAGCAGTCTcagcctcctcatcctcttctGTGGTGCTGATTTCACCACTTGCGTGGAGAACGAGGATGCCAAGCCGAAGATCAGCCTGGTGGCCGGGGTTGGCCTGCTGGTGGCCGGCCTCCTGGTCATAATCCCCGTAAGCTGGTCTGCCCACAACATCATCCGTGAATTCAACAACCCACTGGTGCCAGCAACTCAGAAGAGAGAGCTGGGAGCCTGTATCTTTGTGGGCTGGGCTGCCGGGGTACTGCTTCTTCTGGCTGGAGGCCTTCTCTGCTGCTTCAGCAGGCCCAAGTCCGGCAGCTCAGGGGGAACTGCCAAGTACTACAGCAACAGCGCCTCCGCCCCCAACAAAAACTATGTGTAG